A stretch of the Orcinus orca chromosome 1, mOrcOrc1.1, whole genome shotgun sequence genome encodes the following:
- the CREB3L4 gene encoding cyclic AMP-responsive element-binding protein 3-like protein 4 isoform X3 translates to MDFRTPDLLEMWLEPPEDVFSTGSFLELGLHGPPSEVPVTRLQEQGLQGWESSGGHGCGLQESEPEDFLKLFIDPNEVYSSEASPGSDSGSSEDPRHPDSPPAPKPPSSPALYEVVYEAGTLERMQGEAGPAVGLISIQIDQWSPPFMVPDACVVSELPPDAHAHILPRAGPVNSVPPAALLPCQTLFLTEEEKRLLGQEGVSLPSHLPLTKAEERVLKKVRRKIRNKQSAQDSRRRKKEYIDGLESRVAACSAQNQELQKKVQELERHNISLVTQLRQLQMLIVQTSNKAAQTSTCVLILLFSLALIILPSFSPFQGLPEAGPEDYQPHGVISRNILTHKDMTENLENPAVESRLEGSPGAKGVNGSTRTLLEKTGGRAGPSRHIRTVLHADEM, encoded by the exons ATGGATTTCAGAACCCCTGACCTGCTGGAAATGTggctggagcctccagaagacGTCTTCTCAACAGGATCCTTCCTGGAGCTGGGACTCCATGGTCCACCTTCAGAGGTCCCAGTAACTAGGCTACAGGAACAGGGGCTGCAAGGCTGGGAGTCCAGTGGGGGCCATGGCTGT GGTCTTCAAGAGAGTGAGCCTGAAGATTTCCTGAAACTTTTCATTGATCCCAATGAAGTGTACAGCTCAGAAGCCTCTCCTGGCAGTGACAGTGGAAGCTCTGAGGATCCTCGCCATCCAGACAGTCCCCCTGCCCCCAAGCCACCCAGTTCCCCTGCCCTCTATGAGGTTGTCTATGAGGCAGGGACCCTAGAGAGGATGCAGGGGGAAGCTGGGCCAGCTGTAGGGCTCATCTCCATCCAAATAG ATCAGTGGAGCCCACCGTTTATGGTGCCTGATGCCTGTGTGGTCAGTGAGCTGCCTCCCGATGCTCATGCCCACATCCTGCCCAGAGCAGGCCCTGTAAACTCAGTGCCTCCTGCAGCCCTG CTGCCCTGTCAAACCTTGTTCCTGACAGAAGAGGAGAAGCGTCTGCTGGGACAGGAAGGGGTGTCCCTACCCTCTCACCTGCCCCTCACCAAG GCAGAGGAGAGGGTCCTCAAGAAGGTCAGGAGGAAAATCCGTAACAAGCAGTCAGCTCAGGACAGTCGGCGGCGGAAGAAAGAGTACATCGATGGACTAGAGAGCAG GGTGGCTGCCTGTTCTGCACAGAACCAGGAACTACAGAAAAAAGTCCAGGAGCTGGAGAGGCACAACAT CTCCCTGGTGACTCAGCTCCGCCAGCTGCAGATGCTTATTGTTCAAACCTCCAACAAAGCTGCCCAGACTAGCACTTGTGTTCTG atccttcttttctccttggcTCTCATCATCCTGCCCAGTTTCAGCCCCTTTCAGGGCTTACCAGAAGCTGGGCCTGAGGATTACCAGCCTCATGGAG TGATTTCCAGAAACATCCTGACTCACAAGGACATGACAGAAAATCTGGAGAATCCAGCAGTGGAGTCCAGATTGGAGGGGTCACCTGGGGCCAAGGGTGTAAATGGCTCAACAAGGACACTGCTTGAGAAGACAGGAGGGAGGGCAGGCCCCAGCAGGCACATCAGAACTGTGCTGCATGCAGATGAGATGTGA
- the RAB13 gene encoding ras-related protein Rab-13 — protein sequence MAKAYDHLFKLLLIGDSGVGKTCLIIRFAEDNFNNTYISTIGIDFKIRTVDIEGKKIKLQVWDTAGQERFKTITTAYYRGAMGIILVYDITDEKSFENIQNWMKSIKENASAGVERLLLGNKCDMEAKRKVQKEQADKLAQEHGIRFFETSAKSSMNVDEAFSSLARDILLKSGGRRSGNSNKPPSTDLKTCDKKNTNKCSLG from the exons ATGGCCAAAGCCTACGACCACCTCTTCAAGTTGCTGCTGATCGGGGACTCAGGGGTGGGCAAGACTTGTCTGATCATTCGCTTTGCAGAGGACAACTTCAACAACACTTACATCTCCACCATCG GAATTGATTTCAAGATCCGCACTGTGGATATAGAGGGGAAAAAGATCAAACTGCAAGTCTG GGACACAGCTGGCCAAGAGCGATTCAAGACGATAACTACTGCCTATTACCGTGGAGCCATG GGCATTATCCTAGTATATGACATCACAGATGAGAAATCCTTCGAGAATATTCAGAACTGGATGAAGAGCATCAAAGAG AATGCCTCGGCTGGGGTAGAGCGCCTCTTACTGGGGAACAAGTGTGATATGGAGGCCAAGAGGAAGGTCCAGAAGGAGCAGGCCGATAAG TTGGCTCAGGAGCATGGAATCCGATTTTTCGAGACAAGTGCTAAATCCAGCATGAATGTAGATGAG GCTTTCAGTTCCCTGGCCCGGGACATCTTACTCAAGTCAGGAGGCCGGAGATCA GGAAACAGCAACAAGCCCCCCAGCACTGACCTGAAAACTTGTGACAAGAAGAACACCAACAAGTGCTCCCTGGGCTGA
- the CREB3L4 gene encoding cyclic AMP-responsive element-binding protein 3-like protein 4 isoform X1 produces MDFRTPDLLEMWLEPPEDVFSTGSFLELGLHGPPSEVPVTRLQEQGLQGWESSGGHGCGLQESEPEDFLKLFIDPNEVYSSEASPGSDSGSSEDPRHPDSPPAPKPPSSPALYEVVYEAGTLERMQGEAGPAVGLISIQIGQCSLWEADNGPSGPALTLGLREFPQPVPLPRACGHPSPFSQPPMFPSDQWSPPFMVPDACVVSELPPDAHAHILPRAGPVNSVPPAALLPCQTLFLTEEEKRLLGQEGVSLPSHLPLTKAEERVLKKVRRKIRNKQSAQDSRRRKKEYIDGLESRVAACSAQNQELQKKVQELERHNISLVTQLRQLQMLIVQTSNKAAQTSTCVLILLFSLALIILPSFSPFQGLPEAGPEDYQPHGVISRNILTHKDMTENLENPAVESRLEGSPGAKGVNGSTRTLLEKTGGRAGPSRHIRTVLHADEM; encoded by the exons ATGGATTTCAGAACCCCTGACCTGCTGGAAATGTggctggagcctccagaagacGTCTTCTCAACAGGATCCTTCCTGGAGCTGGGACTCCATGGTCCACCTTCAGAGGTCCCAGTAACTAGGCTACAGGAACAGGGGCTGCAAGGCTGGGAGTCCAGTGGGGGCCATGGCTGT GGTCTTCAAGAGAGTGAGCCTGAAGATTTCCTGAAACTTTTCATTGATCCCAATGAAGTGTACAGCTCAGAAGCCTCTCCTGGCAGTGACAGTGGAAGCTCTGAGGATCCTCGCCATCCAGACAGTCCCCCTGCCCCCAAGCCACCCAGTTCCCCTGCCCTCTATGAGGTTGTCTATGAGGCAGGGACCCTAGAGAGGATGCAGGGGGAAGCTGGGCCAGCTGTAGGGCTCATCTCCATCCAAATAGGTCAGTGTTCTTTGTGGGAAGCGGACAATGGCCCTTCAGGCCCAGCCCTAACCCTGGGGTTAAGGGAGTTTCCCCAACCTGTGCCACTACCCAGGGCCTGCGGCCATCCATCTCCTTTCTCCCAGCCACCTATGTTTCCCTCAGATCAGTGGAGCCCACCGTTTATGGTGCCTGATGCCTGTGTGGTCAGTGAGCTGCCTCCCGATGCTCATGCCCACATCCTGCCCAGAGCAGGCCCTGTAAACTCAGTGCCTCCTGCAGCCCTG CTGCCCTGTCAAACCTTGTTCCTGACAGAAGAGGAGAAGCGTCTGCTGGGACAGGAAGGGGTGTCCCTACCCTCTCACCTGCCCCTCACCAAG GCAGAGGAGAGGGTCCTCAAGAAGGTCAGGAGGAAAATCCGTAACAAGCAGTCAGCTCAGGACAGTCGGCGGCGGAAGAAAGAGTACATCGATGGACTAGAGAGCAG GGTGGCTGCCTGTTCTGCACAGAACCAGGAACTACAGAAAAAAGTCCAGGAGCTGGAGAGGCACAACAT CTCCCTGGTGACTCAGCTCCGCCAGCTGCAGATGCTTATTGTTCAAACCTCCAACAAAGCTGCCCAGACTAGCACTTGTGTTCTG atccttcttttctccttggcTCTCATCATCCTGCCCAGTTTCAGCCCCTTTCAGGGCTTACCAGAAGCTGGGCCTGAGGATTACCAGCCTCATGGAG TGATTTCCAGAAACATCCTGACTCACAAGGACATGACAGAAAATCTGGAGAATCCAGCAGTGGAGTCCAGATTGGAGGGGTCACCTGGGGCCAAGGGTGTAAATGGCTCAACAAGGACACTGCTTGAGAAGACAGGAGGGAGGGCAGGCCCCAGCAGGCACATCAGAACTGTGCTGCATGCAGATGAGATGTGA
- the JTB gene encoding protein JTB, with protein MPAGAGRRGLPQGRHLCWLLCAFTLRLCQAEAPVREEKLSVSTSNLPCWLVEEFVVAEECVPCSNFQAKTTPECGSTGYVEKITCSSTKRSEFKSCRSALMEQHLFWKFEGTVIGVALVFACLVIVRQRQLDRKALEKVRKQIESI; from the exons ATGCCAGCGGGCGCGGGGAGGCGTGGCCTCCCCCAGGGCCGCCACCTCTGCTGGTTGCTCTGCGCTTTCACTTTAAGGCTCTG CCAAGCAGAAGCTCCCGTGCGGGAGGAGAAGCTGTCAG tGAGCACCTCAAATTTGCCGTGCTGGCTGGTGGAAGAATTTGTGGTGGCGGAAGAGTGTGTTCCATGTTCTAATTTCCAGGCT AAAACCACCCCCGAGTGTGGTTCCACAGGGTATGTGGAGAAAATCACATGCAGCTCAACTAAGAGGAGCGAGTTCAAAAG CTGCCGCTCAGCTCTGATGGAACAACACTTATTCTGGAAATTCGAAGGGACTGTCATAGGTGTGGCCTTGGTCTTTGCTTGCCTTGTCATTGTTCGTCAGCGACAACTGGACAGAAAGGCGCTGGAAAAGGTCCGGAAGCAAATTGAGTCCATATAG
- the CREB3L4 gene encoding cyclic AMP-responsive element-binding protein 3-like protein 4 isoform X2, with protein sequence MDFRTPDLLEMWLEPPEDVFSTGSFLELGLHGPPSEGLQESEPEDFLKLFIDPNEVYSSEASPGSDSGSSEDPRHPDSPPAPKPPSSPALYEVVYEAGTLERMQGEAGPAVGLISIQIGQCSLWEADNGPSGPALTLGLREFPQPVPLPRACGHPSPFSQPPMFPSDQWSPPFMVPDACVVSELPPDAHAHILPRAGPVNSVPPAALLPCQTLFLTEEEKRLLGQEGVSLPSHLPLTKAEERVLKKVRRKIRNKQSAQDSRRRKKEYIDGLESRVAACSAQNQELQKKVQELERHNISLVTQLRQLQMLIVQTSNKAAQTSTCVLILLFSLALIILPSFSPFQGLPEAGPEDYQPHGVISRNILTHKDMTENLENPAVESRLEGSPGAKGVNGSTRTLLEKTGGRAGPSRHIRTVLHADEM encoded by the exons ATGGATTTCAGAACCCCTGACCTGCTGGAAATGTggctggagcctccagaagacGTCTTCTCAACAGGATCCTTCCTGGAGCTGGGACTCCATGGTCCACCTTCAGAG GGTCTTCAAGAGAGTGAGCCTGAAGATTTCCTGAAACTTTTCATTGATCCCAATGAAGTGTACAGCTCAGAAGCCTCTCCTGGCAGTGACAGTGGAAGCTCTGAGGATCCTCGCCATCCAGACAGTCCCCCTGCCCCCAAGCCACCCAGTTCCCCTGCCCTCTATGAGGTTGTCTATGAGGCAGGGACCCTAGAGAGGATGCAGGGGGAAGCTGGGCCAGCTGTAGGGCTCATCTCCATCCAAATAGGTCAGTGTTCTTTGTGGGAAGCGGACAATGGCCCTTCAGGCCCAGCCCTAACCCTGGGGTTAAGGGAGTTTCCCCAACCTGTGCCACTACCCAGGGCCTGCGGCCATCCATCTCCTTTCTCCCAGCCACCTATGTTTCCCTCAGATCAGTGGAGCCCACCGTTTATGGTGCCTGATGCCTGTGTGGTCAGTGAGCTGCCTCCCGATGCTCATGCCCACATCCTGCCCAGAGCAGGCCCTGTAAACTCAGTGCCTCCTGCAGCCCTG CTGCCCTGTCAAACCTTGTTCCTGACAGAAGAGGAGAAGCGTCTGCTGGGACAGGAAGGGGTGTCCCTACCCTCTCACCTGCCCCTCACCAAG GCAGAGGAGAGGGTCCTCAAGAAGGTCAGGAGGAAAATCCGTAACAAGCAGTCAGCTCAGGACAGTCGGCGGCGGAAGAAAGAGTACATCGATGGACTAGAGAGCAG GGTGGCTGCCTGTTCTGCACAGAACCAGGAACTACAGAAAAAAGTCCAGGAGCTGGAGAGGCACAACAT CTCCCTGGTGACTCAGCTCCGCCAGCTGCAGATGCTTATTGTTCAAACCTCCAACAAAGCTGCCCAGACTAGCACTTGTGTTCTG atccttcttttctccttggcTCTCATCATCCTGCCCAGTTTCAGCCCCTTTCAGGGCTTACCAGAAGCTGGGCCTGAGGATTACCAGCCTCATGGAG TGATTTCCAGAAACATCCTGACTCACAAGGACATGACAGAAAATCTGGAGAATCCAGCAGTGGAGTCCAGATTGGAGGGGTCACCTGGGGCCAAGGGTGTAAATGGCTCAACAAGGACACTGCTTGAGAAGACAGGAGGGAGGGCAGGCCCCAGCAGGCACATCAGAACTGTGCTGCATGCAGATGAGATGTGA
- the RPS27 gene encoding 40S ribosomal protein S27, giving the protein MPLAKDLLHPSPEEEKRKHKKKRLVQSPNSYFMDVKCPGCYKITTVFSHAQTVVLCVGCSTVLCQPTGGKARLTEGCSFRRKQH; this is encoded by the exons ATGCCT CTCGCAAAGGATCTCCTTCATCCCTCTccagaagaggagaagaggaaacacaAGAAGAAGCGCCTGGTGCAGAGCCCCAATTCCTATTTCATGGATGTGAAATGCCCAG GATGCTATAAAATCACCACCGTCTTTAGCCATGCACAAACAGTAGTTTTGTGTGTTGGCTGCTCTACTGTCCTCTGCCAGCCTACAGGAGGAAAAGCAAGGCTTACAGAAG GGTGCTCTTTCAGACGGAAGCAGCACTAA